The Geothrix sp. DNA segment ATGGGGCTTTTCACCTCGATGCTGAATTGGACGGTAAGGCCCCCCGTTGGCACCTGGGAGGGCGGAACGTACCAGCCATAGATCGGTAGGAAGTCGCCGCCGAGGTCCACGGGCTTTCGTTCGATGTCTAGAAGAGTGCCAGGTCCTTCCAGGTGCCAACGGACACCTTCCGACCCCGAAGGGCTCACGCTGAATGCGATAGGAGTCCCATAGGATCCTTCAGTTGTTGATGTTCCGCCATCCCATCTAAATGAAAGGGTGTTCTCCCCAGAAGGACTCTGAGGGGCGGCATCGCCTGGTGGGAGGCAGGCGAGGAGAATGGGCAACATAATTACTGGAGAAACCCACATTAGCCTTCGTGATACCTTCATGGCTTCACCGTTACGCCGGGGTTAGGCGCATCTGTCATAACCCCTTGAGGCCCTTGATTAAACCAGGGATTGCGAACCACAATCCAAAACAGGAACCCATGGTGGTAATGAGAATGAAAAGGATGAATTTGTATGGATCTTCCTTTCGTCTGATTGGATCGCCAATTCGAGATACGAAAATTCCAGAGCGCATCGAGGTAAAACTGAATGCCAATCCAAATACGGCGAAGACGGCCATCAACGCTTCGTGGATATGGTTCATGTGCGGCCTAACGAAAGAAGCTAAGCGGCCACGCCTGCACCGAGGCGATGAGCGGAGCCGAGATAGCGAGCTGCTGAGAGAGAACGGAAGGCAATGCAGGCGGGGTCCGACTTGAGCGAGGGGTTAGGCCGTTAGAAGTTCAAAATTTAAACTCTCGGTTGTCGAATTTGAATTCGCGTTCACGAATTTTCATATCCATCACGAATGCGCGAAATAATGCCCAATAGTGGCTATCGCGATTAATGTTAGTCCAAAAATATTTGCACTCCCAACATCGCAGTGCGTAGTAACCAAACATGTAATGAGCCAACTGTTTGCGAATTAAACCGGAATTGACAAATAATGCAATTTCTTCAAAAAAACCAAGTAAATCTCGTTTTGATTTAAACTCCATTTCAGCAAGCTTCGGATCATTCATGTCAATTAAAGAACATAGTTCAAGAAATTCTTCATTCTCTTTGAAACGTTTTCGCAAGGCGATAAAGTGTTCAGCACGTTTTTGGGCCCCTTGTATTGTGTATTCAGCCACAGCCTTAACAAGAGTACCAAGGGCTATGATTGTTCCACCAATCGTGGCGATATCCTTCCAGGTATCAAGCGCCATAGTGAACTCCTAATGGAACGGCCTAACGGAATGAGGTAACCGGCCCCGCCTGCACCGAGGCGATGAGCGGAGCCGAGGAAGGGGGAAGCTGAGAGAGAGCGGAAGGCAATGCAGGCGGGGTCCGAGTTGAGCGGAAGGTTAGGCGTGGGAGGTGCCTTAATTTGTGGACTATTGTGATTCACGAATCAGCGGTATGACTCAACTAGTTCCCGACCATTCGCTTGTACAAAGCAAAGCACTTGGTATTTCCGCTATGGCTTCCTGTGGGCCTTCCACATCCCAGATGTGCTCGTAGCCACCTGTTGAATAGTCAGCTACCACCACAGTGGTACCCCATTTGGCCAACCAGGCCATGACCCACTTGTAGTCAGGTGGGTCTGCTTCATTGGGGGCCATTACCAAAATGGTGGCTCGGCGTAGGGTTGGGAACATGTTGATTTGACGCCTAACGAAAGAAGCTCACCGGCCCCGCCTGAACCGAGGCGCTGAACGAAGCCGGGGAAACGAGAAGTTGAGAGAGAGCGAGAGGCAATGCAGGCGGGGTCCGAGTGGAGCGGAGGGTTAGGGCGCTATATCGTGTGTGAGCCCAATAAAGTTCCAACCATCAGATAACGTGATAGATTCACGACCCTTTGAATCTGCCACACCGGACCATAGCTTTTTCTCGTATGAGCCGCTGAAGGGTGCATTGACGAAGTAATCAGAGTCGATAATGGAAAACTTGGCATCTACATGTTTGCCGGAGATAGTGCCCACCACTTTGTATTCCACCCCGTCGGAACTGATCATTGTTGTGCTAAGGCGCCCATTTTTGATTGTCACCTTGGCTTTGCCTTGTTTTATGTTGTAGGTGTTGGCATTGGATGAAACCCAAACGAAGGCCCAATCCTTTTCTCCTGCGAAACCCAGCGTGCAGAGTGCAAGGAAAAGGAGCGTGGTGCGGAATCTGAATGGCTTAGTCATGCGGGAGCCCTAACGAAAGAAGCTAACCGGATCCCGCCGCGGCTGAAACGCTCGGTGGAGCGGCTAGATGGAATTACCAGGGAGAAGGACCCGGCCGCTTGCGGCGGGGTCCGGGTTGAGCGGAAGGTTAGGCAGGGCGTAGCGTTGGATTGAGCGTGGAAACGAGCAACTGAGGCATTGGTAGCTTGCGTAGGGACGAAGCATACCGCCAGGTGGTGTTGGGCTGAAGGAGAATGCCCTTGGAGTGGCCGAACCGTATTGAAAATGCCGCTGAACGGGATTCGGGGTGCCCACCCCGGCAGGACTGAACCAGAGCCGCTGGGCGGAGCAGACGATGGATGGTGTTTTGCGGCGCGCCAGAATGAGCGACTGCGTTGAGAAGAAACCTTACGGGGCGATCAAAGAGCCGAGAGGCGGAATTCAAAGCGAAACCGTTTGAGAGGAGGCCACGGCAGAGGCCTAACGGATGAAGCTAAGCGGCCACGCCTGCACCGAGACGATGAGCGGAGCCGGGATAGCGAAATGCTGAGAGAGAGCGGAAGGCAATGCAGGCGGGGTCCGACTTGAGCGGAGGGTTAGGTGGCCCACGCGCAGACTACAACTAGGGAGTCATAGAACACTGGAGCGAATCTAATACGAGCAACTCGTTTTGGACCGTGAACCTGAACGTGCAGTTTGAAATATCTTCGTCGTTTGATCGAGTGATTTTGAGTTCACAGTGCTTAATGCCATTGGTGATCGTGGTTTGCCCAACAATTCGATTCTGACCTACGCCAAAGTAGGCTAGATGCACGCTGAGAATATCTAGGATTTTGGCAGACCCTTTCTGACCGAAATTACCGCAACAATGGGAACCAGGTGGGAGAGCCGAATTCGAGGCGGCTAGGAGATATCGAAGGACAGCTTGCGTTTCCTTTGGATTTGATTCATCGGCCTTCGGACGCGCCGTTAGAAAAGAGCAGCAAAGGGTCAAGGCCGGAATCAGGTATTGAACCCTCATTTGTAGACTCCTATTGGCGGGCCACCTAACGGATGTGGCTAACCGGTCCCGCCTGCGCCGGGGCGCTGAGCGGAGCCGGGGAAGCGAGATGCTGAGAGAGAGCGGGGGCCAATGCAGGCGGGGTCCGGGTTGAGCAGAGGGTTAGGCAGCCAGTCGAGATTTACAGATGTGCATGGCATAGGGCCCTCCCCTCCAATCTACGGTTTGGACAGCCAGCCCAGGTGCAAGGCTCCTCCGAGAATCCGTTATTGCCAAGCACAAGTAGGAACTGTCGTGTTGAGCGTGCCTTCTGAATGGAAGGAAGTTCATCGGTTTTGAACGCAAAGCCGGGTTCCAAGTCCTCCTCTGGAAAGACCTCGATGTACCAGCGTTGACCACATAAAGAGCAGCGGTAGTCAGTCGACCCAAAGGCCAGAGGTGGCTCGAATGGGCCGGTTGGTAGGCCCTCAAAATAATTCTGGAAATTCCTCACACCAGCATCGCTGGTGAATGCGCCGGGGAATTGAGGGTCGATTAAGCAAGCTGGGAGTGAATC contains these protein-coding regions:
- a CDS encoding DUF4760 domain-containing protein, which codes for MALDTWKDIATIGGTIIALGTLVKAVAEYTIQGAQKRAEHFIALRKRFKENEEFLELCSLIDMNDPKLAEMEFKSKRDLLGFFEEIALFVNSGLIRKQLAHYMFGYYALRCWECKYFWTNINRDSHYWALFRAFVMDMKIREREFKFDNREFKF